The Triplophysa rosa linkage group LG15, Trosa_1v2, whole genome shotgun sequence genome has a segment encoding these proteins:
- the LOC130565458 gene encoding trans-L-3-hydroxyproline dehydratase translates to MDFPQLPPHSGSVLSVVDMHTGGEPLRVILSGYPEVKGDTILAKRRYAREHLDHLRKVLMFEPRGHYDMYGALLVSSELPEADLGVLFMHNEGYSTMCGHAVIALGRFAVDYGLIKAPTPPETQINIHCPCGLVKAFAQCSDGKTGAVRFHSVPAFAFATDVSVSVPGYGAITVDISYGGALYAFVSADKFRLDVSKSKTRDLVDAATAVTKAVKSQVKLSHPVSEDLAFLYGTILTDDKDVYSEEPTANVCVFADAQVDRSPTGSGVTARIALQYHKGLIGLNQTRSFQSGATGSVFTGKAIEETTCGDYRAVVVEVAGHAHYSGVASFTQESDDTLSGGFLLR, encoded by the exons ATGGACTTCCCACAGCTACCCCCTCACTCCGGGTCAGTGTTGTCTGTAGTGGACATGCACACAGGCGGCGAGCCCTTGCGCGTTATCCTCAGCGGGTATCCAGAAGTTAAAGGGGACACTATCCTCGCCAAACGTCGCTATGCGCGAGAGCACCTCGATCACCTCCGCAAAGTGTTAATGTTTGAGCCCCGTGGTCACTATGATATGTATGGAGCGCTGTTGGTCAGCAGTGAGTTACCTGAAGCTGACCTCGGGGTTTTGTTCATGCACAATGAAGGCTACAGCACTATGTGCGGTCACGCTGTCATTGCGCTCGGGCGCTTCGCTGTTGATTATGGCTTGATCAAAGCGCCCACTCCACCGGAGACTCAGATCAACATACACTGTCCCTGCGGTTTAGTCAAAGCTTTCGCTCAGTGTTCAGATGGCAAAACTGGGGCTGTCAGATTCCACAGTGTACCTGCCTTTGCGTTTGCTACAG ATGTCAGTGTCTCTGTACCTGGATATGGGGCCATCACTGTGGATATAAGCTATGGCGGAGCTCTTTATGCTTTTGTGAGTGCTGACAAGTTCAGATTGGATGTCAGCAAGTCCAAAACCAGAGATTTGGTGGATGCTGCAACTGCAGTGACAAAAGCTGTGAAATCCCAG GTAAAGCTGTCCCACCCAGTGAGTGAAGATTTGGCCTTCCTCTATGGTACAATCCTTACTGATGACAAAGATGTTTACTCTGAAGAACCCACtgccaatgtgtgtgtgtttgctgatgCACAG GTTGATAGAAGTCCAACCGGGTCAGGCGTTACCGCTCGCATAGCTCTTCAGTATCATAAAGGCTTGATCGGACTGAACCAGACCAGAAGCTTCCAGAGCGGTGCTACAGGATCAGTATTTACAGGAAAAGCAATAGAG GAGACCACATGTGGGGATTACAGGGCTGTGGTAGTGGAGGTCGCAGGTCACGCTCACTACAGCGGTGTAGCCAGCTTCACCCAAGAGAGCGATGACACCCTGAGTGGAGGTTTTCTGCTGCGCTAA